A region of the Verrucomicrobiota bacterium genome:
TTTATGGGCTAAAAATACTTTCTCCCGGTTTCTTCCTGGTTGCTACTTGTTTAATCTGTTCGGTTGTTTCATTTGCTACCGGAAGTTCGTGGTCTACTGCCGGTACGGTCGGCGTTGCTTTAATCGGCATTGGGCAGGCCTTAGGGCTTCCGTTGCCGATGGTCGCTGGTGCGATTGTTTCGGGGGCCTATTTTGGTGATAAACTATCGCCTTTATCCGATACCACCAATCTTGCGCCAGCCGTGGCAGGTGCGGAGTTATTTGAGCATATTAAACATATGCTGTTTACGACCGTTCCAAGTATGACCATCGCCCTGATTTTATACGCTATCCTGGGAGCAAGGGTTTCGGGTGAGGCAGCCAGTATTGAATCGGTGGCGTCACTGAGCCAGACCTTGGATTCGCTGTTTAATTTGACTCCCTGGCTGCTTCTCGCCCCTGGTTTGGTTTTAACGCTCATTTTTTTGCGTGTCCCCGCATTACCAGTATTGTTGGCTGGCGGTTTTGCTGGCGGTATCCTGGGTGTGATCACACAAGGCATTCCTGTCGGGACTATTTTTTCGGTCATGCAAGGTGGTTATGTCTCAGAAACCGGTGTGACGCAAATAGACGAGCTTCTGACTCGCGGAGGCATTGATAGCATGATGTGGACTATTTCCCTTATTCTTTGCGCGATGGCCTATGGCGGTATCATGGAAGGCGCCGGAATGCTTACCACGATTTCCAATTATATTCTAAAGTTCGCAACCACCACAGGTCGGCTTGTTGTGACTACGGTGCTGACCTGTTTAGGGATGAATGTTTTGGCCCCGGATCAATACCTCTCCATTATTGTTCCTGGACGCATGTACAAAGGAGCGTTTGAAGATTCAGGTCTGGCCGCTAAAAATTTATCACGTTGTCTCGAGGATGCGGGGACGCTTAGTTCGCCCCTTATTCCTTGGAATACCTGTGGCGCAACTATGATGGCATTTCTCTTGGTCAATCCTCTGGCCTATCTGCCCTACGCATTTTTGAATCTTATTAATCCGATTATTTCGGTGATTTATGGTTTCACTGGATGGACCATGGAAAAAAGAGACGGTCCCTCGAAACCAGACCAATGAACCTGGTTTCGAAAGGTACATTAAGAAACTTAATTTAGCTCTGAAGTTCGGCTAATCCTTTGTTGGAAATTTTGCATTAGGTGGCAAATACTTGTACTATTGGGAATCATGAAAAACATATTAGTACCAGTAGATTTCTCCGATGTAACTGAAGCAGTAGTTGAGGCGGCATTTGAACAAGCTGTTTCTTCTGATGCTGTTATTCGAGTTGTGCATGCGGCTGCCGTTACTCCTGCTTTTGTGGGGTATGGCGTCGGAGTTGTGCCTGATGTGGAATTCCGTGAAAAGATTCTGGAAGCTGAGCAAAAACAACTCGATGATATTGTGAATGGGCTGCGGGAGCGTGGTGTGTTCGCCGAGTCTGACTTACCTGAAGGACCGATCGTGGATTCTTTAATGAAAGAGATTGAAGAGAACAACATCGACATGGTTGTTATGGGTTCACACGGTCATGGCGCGGTGTTTAACATTATCGCTGGCAGTGTAACTCAAGCGCTGCTGCGCAGGTCAAAAGTACCTGTCCTGGTGGTTCCTTCCAAGCGGTCCTAAGAGATTTATTTAAGCTCTCTTGTCAGTCATACGCGGCACTAACTGCTTGATGTAGAGTTCGTCAATCCTGTGGGTACCTTATTTGGTACTTCTCATAGAGTTGCGTATGTCTGCTTGAGAGTTCAACTGAACGACCTTCAATAAATGCCAATTCCACAATGGAACGAATATCCAACGGATCTCCGTTCGTGACTATCAGGGACGCATCTTTTCCCACTTCGAGTGAACCCAGTCGATCCGCCACTCCGAGAATTTCAGCAGGATATATGGTGATAGCTTTGATGGCTTCCTCTCTTGGCAGCCCGAAGGCGACCGCTCTGCCTGCTTCATAGGGTAGGTTTCGTTCGTTATGTGGGCCCCCGTTATAGGCAATGGCAAATGTTACACCTGCTTTATGAAGTGTTGCTGAATTCTTGAATGGAGTATCGTAAGATTCTGAACGACGGCGGATGGGGCCATTCACGTTACCGATAATGACCGGTATATGGTTTTCTCCTAAAAACTCCGCAACTCGCCAGGCATCGGCTCCTCCCACGAGAACTAAGTCAAGGTCCTCTTGTTGAGCCCAATT
Encoded here:
- the nhaC gene encoding Na+/H+ antiporter NhaC, producing MSLEKNYSPGLGIALVPVLCLILFLFIGIFVFGTDPHIPLILAAVVAAFIGSRAGFGWKDLQSSIVSSISISMPAILILIAIGILIGTWVASGIVPLMIFYGLKILSPGFFLVATCLICSVVSFATGSSWSTAGTVGVALIGIGQALGLPLPMVAGAIVSGAYFGDKLSPLSDTTNLAPAVAGAELFEHIKHMLFTTVPSMTIALILYAILGARVSGEAASIESVASLSQTLDSLFNLTPWLLLAPGLVLTLIFLRVPALPVLLAGGFAGGILGVITQGIPVGTIFSVMQGGYVSETGVTQIDELLTRGGIDSMMWTISLILCAMAYGGIMEGAGMLTTISNYILKFATTTGRLVVTTVLTCLGMNVLAPDQYLSIIVPGRMYKGAFEDSGLAAKNLSRCLEDAGTLSSPLIPWNTCGATMMAFLLVNPLAYLPYAFLNLINPIISVIYGFTGWTMEKRDGPSKPDQ
- a CDS encoding universal stress protein, with the protein product MKNILVPVDFSDVTEAVVEAAFEQAVSSDAVIRVVHAAAVTPAFVGYGVGVVPDVEFREKILEAEQKQLDDIVNGLRERGVFAESDLPEGPIVDSLMKEIEENNIDMVVMGSHGHGAVFNIIAGSVTQALLRRSKVPVLVVPSKRS